From a region of the Prosthecobacter debontii genome:
- a CDS encoding PSD1 and planctomycete cytochrome C domain-containing protein has protein sequence MSGAHAEVSADQLQFFEKNIRPVLVEHCYKCHSAASDKIKGGLTLDTKQGLQLGGESGHAGVTPGSVGESSIYEAMTWQRDDMQMPPKNKLPEEVISNFKKWIEMGAPDPREQTVANATGGRREINMKEGRQHWSFQKPKLSVVPELKDASWARSTIDQWVQAGYEKAGLKPAPDAERRTLIRRIAFDLTGLPPSPEEVEAYLKDTSPQATEQVIQQYLDSPRFGERWGRYWLDVARYGESSGKEVNVLYPHAWRYRDYVIDAFNRDKPYDQFVKEQIAGDLMRHESQRDQAEKIVATGFLAIGSKGHNNRDRRQFTMDMVDEQIDAISQSMLGLTLACARCHDHKFDPVTQRDYYALAGIFLSSETLYGTNRQLQNNNPSSLIELEPGAGQISGLASISASEYAELKQRYETANASAEEAERAVLAQRRERRENNNAADLLRIRAARDRSEALKADLDQFYDDGSVRSLAMGVLDRDLPVNSPLLVRGDLKQPGDVVPRGLVEVLCAEDEPRNISQGSGRLDLAWFIASSDNPLTARVMVNRIWSKLMGAGIVTTPDNFGFMGQKPSHPELLDYLAISFVKKGWSVKSMIREIMLSRSYQMASTYDVANYAVDPDNKWHWRMNQRRLDAEALRDSMLAVAGTLNLYPVDGSPVARAGEGREGLVTLFRDISTPSYNYRSIYLPILRDQIPEFLTVFDFPDASLVNGERDTTNVPSQSLFLMNNPQVLSAADAFAERLGKYPGTALDRLHYAYQLAFSRVPSAEEWTAIKSFWSRFVPEATEGKGSQQAKDRAQKVALSAFCQSLLASAEFRYLN, from the coding sequence ATGAGCGGTGCCCATGCTGAAGTTTCAGCGGATCAGTTGCAGTTCTTTGAAAAGAACATCCGCCCGGTCTTGGTGGAGCATTGTTACAAGTGTCACTCGGCGGCGTCGGATAAGATTAAAGGGGGGCTGACGCTCGACACCAAGCAAGGATTGCAGCTCGGCGGTGAGTCTGGCCATGCCGGCGTGACTCCCGGTAGCGTCGGCGAAAGCTCCATTTACGAGGCCATGACCTGGCAGCGGGATGACATGCAAATGCCTCCGAAAAACAAGCTGCCCGAAGAGGTGATCAGCAACTTCAAAAAGTGGATTGAGATGGGGGCTCCCGATCCACGTGAGCAAACAGTGGCCAACGCTACGGGGGGGAGACGTGAGATCAATATGAAGGAAGGGCGGCAGCACTGGTCTTTTCAGAAACCGAAGCTGTCGGTTGTGCCTGAATTGAAGGACGCCAGTTGGGCTCGTTCCACCATTGATCAGTGGGTGCAGGCGGGCTATGAAAAAGCGGGGCTTAAACCTGCTCCGGACGCCGAAAGGCGCACCTTGATTCGCCGCATCGCCTTTGACCTGACCGGGCTGCCACCCAGCCCAGAAGAAGTCGAGGCGTATCTCAAAGACACTTCTCCACAAGCCACAGAGCAGGTCATTCAGCAGTATCTCGATTCACCTCGATTTGGTGAGCGCTGGGGGCGTTATTGGCTGGATGTGGCCCGCTATGGGGAGAGCAGTGGTAAGGAAGTGAACGTGCTTTATCCCCATGCCTGGCGTTATCGGGATTATGTCATTGATGCCTTCAATCGCGACAAACCCTACGACCAGTTTGTGAAAGAGCAGATTGCTGGTGATCTCATGCGTCATGAGAGTCAACGCGATCAGGCGGAAAAGATCGTGGCCACTGGTTTTTTGGCCATAGGGTCGAAAGGGCACAACAACCGAGACCGCCGCCAGTTTACGATGGATATGGTGGATGAGCAGATCGATGCGATTTCTCAATCCATGCTGGGGCTAACGCTGGCCTGTGCGCGCTGCCATGATCATAAGTTCGATCCCGTGACGCAGCGCGACTACTATGCGCTGGCGGGTATTTTCCTCAGCAGTGAGACGCTGTATGGCACGAATCGGCAACTCCAGAATAACAATCCGAGTTCGTTGATCGAGCTGGAACCTGGGGCTGGGCAAATCTCAGGATTGGCCTCCATCTCGGCCTCGGAGTATGCCGAGCTCAAACAGCGTTATGAGACGGCGAACGCCTCCGCTGAAGAGGCTGAGCGGGCTGTCTTGGCGCAACGCCGAGAGAGGAGGGAAAACAACAACGCGGCTGATTTGCTGCGCATTCGTGCAGCACGGGATCGGTCGGAGGCTCTCAAGGCCGATCTGGATCAGTTTTACGACGATGGCTCGGTTCGTTCGTTGGCGATGGGGGTCCTGGATCGTGATCTCCCGGTCAACAGCCCGTTGCTCGTGCGTGGGGATTTGAAGCAACCTGGGGATGTCGTTCCTCGTGGCTTGGTCGAGGTGCTATGTGCGGAGGATGAGCCTCGTAACATCAGTCAGGGCAGTGGCCGATTGGATTTGGCTTGGTTCATCGCGAGTTCGGACAATCCCTTAACCGCACGCGTCATGGTGAATCGCATCTGGTCGAAGCTCATGGGGGCAGGTATCGTGACGACTCCCGACAATTTTGGATTCATGGGGCAGAAGCCCAGCCACCCAGAGCTGTTGGATTATTTGGCGATCTCCTTCGTGAAAAAAGGCTGGTCGGTGAAGTCGATGATCCGCGAGATCATGCTCAGTCGCAGTTATCAAATGGCATCGACCTACGACGTGGCCAACTATGCGGTGGACCCAGACAACAAATGGCATTGGCGGATGAATCAGCGTCGGTTGGATGCAGAGGCGTTGCGGGATTCCATGCTTGCTGTCGCAGGCACGCTGAATCTTTATCCCGTGGACGGTTCCCCTGTCGCTCGTGCAGGCGAGGGGAGGGAAGGCTTAGTGACCTTGTTCCGTGACATCTCGACTCCGTCCTACAACTACCGCAGCATCTACCTGCCCATTTTGAGGGATCAGATCCCAGAGTTTCTCACCGTGTTCGATTTCCCAGATGCAAGTTTGGTCAATGGCGAGCGCGATACCACCAATGTGCCGAGCCAAAGTCTGTTCTTGATGAACAATCCGCAGGTGTTGAGTGCCGCCGATGCCTTTGCTGAAAGGTTGGGCAAATATCCCGGCACAGCCCTGGATCGTCTGCACTACGCTTATCAGCTCGCTTTTTCACGAGTTCCCTCGGCTGAGGAATGGACTGCGATCAAGAGTTTTTGGTCGCGCTTTGTGCCTGAGGCGACTGAGGGCAAAGGTTCCCAGCAAGCAAAGGATCGAGCTCAAAAAGTCGCCCTCTCAGCCTTTTGTCAAAGTCTCTTGGCCAGTGCTGAATTCCGTTACCTGAACTGA
- the mutL gene encoding DNA mismatch repair endonuclease MutL — MSKIRILSDSLASQVAAGEVVERPAAVIRELVENSLDAGAKHVTVEVQRGGTALIRITDDGCGMDREDALLCMERHATSKIRTKEDLAAIRTFGFRGEALPSIASVSRFRLATRERDVLSGTEIEVLGGKLSGVRDHGGAAGTVIEVRSLFFNVPARRKFLRTEATEYAHIEQQFRLHAIANPGTAFTLIRDGSVAFHLPATEDPLERIRGLVGEDLVLRLIKLPEVEHLGVSVAGYVGGPGLSRSSRQQQITFLNGRPIESPAINYGLKEGFHNALMKGQYPVTFMFLEMDAHAFDINVHPAKKEVRFHDGFAVREAVARAVKRALETGSKLPTGHVPAQRPAAPSPAPEQVELAMPSAGPVLAPRLNSEFPAQQGSLRMKDKPDFAPAWREKPAEPVTPQVVSPSLPPREVVAPIEEAPDRLSAEKGEPMGHDASSSVDGGESPDSMSRMPSFRIIGVLHKLYVLMESAEGLVVMDQHAAHERVNFEKMRKAMEKGGVPSQRLLMPLTLQTSPREADLLKRHLDALARLGIEAEPFGPNTFKIEALPTFLKTDDPLAWLDQVIEELQSLSSKTSALRLGEDMIATTVCRHSVKANDRLSMPELQALLNDLFACEMPYCCPHGRPTLIQMSLGELERKFGRQAP, encoded by the coding sequence ATGTCAAAAATTCGTATTCTTTCGGATTCTTTAGCCAGCCAAGTGGCGGCAGGAGAGGTGGTGGAGCGCCCCGCCGCCGTCATCCGTGAACTGGTGGAAAACAGCCTGGATGCTGGCGCGAAGCATGTGACGGTCGAGGTGCAGCGTGGCGGCACGGCACTCATACGCATCACCGACGACGGATGCGGGATGGACCGGGAAGATGCCTTGCTTTGCATGGAGCGGCACGCGACGAGCAAGATCCGGACCAAAGAGGACCTGGCAGCGATTCGAACGTTTGGATTTCGCGGAGAAGCTTTGCCGAGCATCGCCAGTGTGAGCCGATTTCGTCTCGCGACACGGGAACGCGATGTCTTGAGTGGGACGGAAATCGAGGTGTTAGGAGGTAAGCTCAGTGGCGTGCGCGACCATGGCGGCGCAGCCGGGACGGTCATTGAAGTGCGTTCGCTTTTTTTCAATGTGCCTGCTCGACGGAAGTTTCTGCGGACGGAAGCCACTGAATATGCCCATATCGAGCAACAGTTTCGGCTGCACGCGATTGCCAATCCCGGCACGGCATTCACGTTGATTCGAGATGGAAGTGTGGCGTTCCATCTACCAGCGACGGAAGATCCCTTGGAGCGTATTCGTGGATTGGTGGGAGAAGATCTGGTATTGCGGTTGATCAAGCTGCCTGAGGTGGAGCATCTGGGCGTCAGTGTGGCGGGTTATGTCGGGGGGCCAGGGTTGAGCCGCTCCAGCCGCCAGCAGCAGATTACTTTTTTGAATGGTCGCCCGATCGAGAGCCCTGCGATCAACTACGGTTTGAAGGAGGGCTTTCACAATGCACTGATGAAGGGGCAGTATCCGGTGACTTTCATGTTCCTGGAGATGGATGCCCACGCTTTTGACATCAACGTGCATCCCGCAAAAAAGGAAGTGCGTTTTCACGATGGTTTTGCGGTTCGTGAAGCCGTGGCCAGAGCTGTCAAAAGGGCTTTGGAGACCGGGAGTAAGCTTCCTACGGGGCATGTGCCCGCCCAACGCCCAGCGGCTCCATCACCTGCGCCTGAACAGGTGGAATTAGCGATGCCATCCGCAGGGCCGGTCCTAGCGCCGCGTTTGAATAGCGAGTTCCCCGCGCAACAGGGGAGCTTACGCATGAAGGACAAGCCCGATTTTGCGCCAGCGTGGCGGGAGAAACCCGCCGAGCCGGTGACGCCTCAGGTCGTTTCCCCCAGCCTTCCTCCACGAGAGGTGGTGGCGCCGATTGAAGAAGCTCCGGATAGGCTGTCTGCTGAAAAAGGGGAGCCGATGGGCCATGATGCATCTTCTTCAGTCGATGGAGGCGAGTCGCCGGATTCGATGTCTCGCATGCCCTCCTTTCGCATCATCGGCGTGCTGCATAAACTGTATGTCCTCATGGAAAGCGCCGAGGGTCTTGTGGTAATGGATCAGCATGCAGCTCACGAACGCGTCAATTTCGAAAAGATGCGCAAAGCCATGGAAAAAGGCGGTGTGCCCTCTCAGAGGCTGCTGATGCCTCTGACGCTCCAGACCAGTCCCCGAGAAGCGGATTTACTGAAACGCCATCTGGATGCGCTGGCGAGGCTGGGAATCGAAGCAGAGCCTTTCGGGCCTAATACCTTTAAGATTGAGGCGCTGCCGACTTTTCTGAAAACCGACGACCCGTTGGCTTGGTTGGACCAGGTGATTGAGGAACTGCAGAGCTTGAGTTCGAAGACCTCAGCGCTGCGGTTGGGGGAGGATATGATCGCTACGACCGTATGTCGCCACTCCGTGAAAGCCAATGACCGACTTTCCATGCCAGAGTTGCAGGCATTGCTGAATGATCTCTTCGCATGCGAGATGCCGTATTGCTGCCCCCATGGACGCCCGACCTTGATTCAAATGTCTTTGGGAGAGCTGGAGAGAAAGTTCGGACGGCAGGCTCCTTGA
- a CDS encoding HesB/IscA family protein translates to MIQLTSNAISELSQMLTAKQAVAGSGLRIGVEKGGCAGWQYAMSITQPQPSDHLFTDGGVTLIVDRDSLRLLEGSTIDYVDDLNDSGFRVINPNATRSCGCGTSFEPKE, encoded by the coding sequence ATGATTCAACTCACTTCGAACGCCATTAGCGAGCTTTCCCAGATGCTGACCGCCAAGCAGGCTGTCGCTGGCAGCGGGCTCCGGATCGGTGTGGAAAAGGGCGGATGTGCTGGATGGCAATATGCAATGAGCATTACCCAGCCTCAACCCTCCGATCATCTTTTTACCGATGGGGGTGTCACCCTCATTGTGGATCGTGACAGCCTTCGCCTTCTTGAAGGTAGCACAATTGATTACGTGGACGATCTGAATGATTCAGGCTTCCGAGTCATCAACCCGAACGCAACCCGCAGCTGCGGCTGTGGAACATCCTTTGAACCAAAGGAATAG